The Niastella koreensis GR20-10 genome includes a window with the following:
- the dapF gene encoding diaminopimelate epimerase: MELIFHKYQGTGNDFVILDNRDERYNGLTNEQVRFLCNRRFGIGADGLMLLNNANGYDFEMKYYNADGRESTMCGNGGRCLVKFAYNIGIRKDKYHFIAVDGPHDAEIDDDGIVSLKMKDVEEIKDFHSDFILNTGSPHYIKMTHNVWDFDVYKKGKDIRYSNTFAKDGINVNFVERKNNDEIIVRTYERGVEDETLSCGTGVTASALVCYHNERGFNEVKVQTKGGRLSVEFDRTDDDVYRNIWLCGPAEKVFEGSLSIANGQ; this comes from the coding sequence ATGGAATTAATCTTTCACAAATACCAGGGAACTGGAAACGATTTTGTAATTCTGGACAACCGTGACGAACGTTATAATGGATTGACCAACGAACAGGTTCGCTTTTTGTGCAACCGCCGTTTTGGAATTGGCGCCGATGGACTTATGCTTTTAAATAATGCCAACGGGTACGATTTTGAAATGAAGTACTACAATGCCGATGGCCGCGAAAGTACCATGTGCGGCAATGGCGGCCGCTGCCTGGTTAAGTTTGCTTATAATATTGGCATTCGTAAAGATAAATACCACTTTATTGCTGTTGACGGGCCCCATGATGCCGAAATTGACGATGACGGCATTGTTAGCCTTAAAATGAAAGATGTGGAGGAGATCAAAGACTTCCACAGCGATTTCATTTTAAACACCGGCTCGCCCCACTACATTAAAATGACACACAATGTGTGGGATTTTGATGTTTACAAAAAAGGGAAAGATATCCGCTACAGCAACACCTTCGCCAAAGATGGCATCAACGTAAATTTTGTTGAGCGCAAAAATAATGATGAAATAATAGTTCGTACCTACGAACGCGGGGTGGAAGATGAAACCCTTTCCTGCGGCACCGGTGTTACCGCCAGCGCCCTGGTATGTTATCATAACGAACGGGGTTTCAACGAAGTAAAGGTTCAAACCAAGGGTGGAAGGCTATCCGTTGAATTCGACCGCACCGACGATGACGTTTATCGCAACATCTGGTTATGCGGCCCGGCCGAGAAAGTTTTTGAAGGAAGTCTCTCAATAGCCAATGGCCAATAG
- a CDS encoding magnesium transporter CorA family protein, with protein MIQYFKNINYQTVAIDKPENGSWVNILPPLRQEEFSELSNSLDIPLEFLTDSLDIDERTRFEEADNVKLLVIKTPTENNSFNDSDAFYITIPICIIITHNQIVTVNSFENGAIKKFLNTFQNRHPDNRKMMVLKIIEKIIQTYLESLKEINQRRNILEQKLYAASRNEHLLQLMRIQKSLVYFVTALRSNEMLLMKIERTNFLGLNEDEKEFLGDLIIDNSQALEMANIYTNILSSTLDAFASIIANNQNEVLRRLSVITIVLSLPVLVASIYGMNVPIPYAHSPFAFYIPVFLSLVISLVIGWFFLKKKLF; from the coding sequence ATGATCCAGTACTTCAAAAATATTAATTATCAAACCGTAGCGATCGATAAGCCGGAAAACGGCTCCTGGGTGAACATTTTGCCACCATTGAGACAGGAGGAATTTTCTGAATTATCCAATTCGCTCGATATTCCCCTCGAATTCCTTACCGACTCGCTCGATATAGATGAAAGGACGCGTTTTGAGGAAGCTGATAATGTGAAGCTGCTGGTAATTAAAACCCCTACCGAAAACAACTCTTTTAACGATAGCGACGCGTTTTATATCACCATTCCGATCTGTATCATTATTACCCACAACCAGATCGTAACGGTGAACTCCTTCGAGAACGGAGCTATCAAAAAGTTCCTGAACACCTTCCAGAACCGGCATCCCGATAACCGGAAGATGATGGTGCTGAAGATCATTGAAAAGATCATTCAGACCTACCTCGAATCTTTGAAAGAGATCAATCAACGCAGAAATATCCTGGAGCAGAAGTTGTATGCAGCCAGCCGCAACGAGCACCTATTGCAATTGATGCGCATCCAGAAAAGTCTTGTATACTTTGTAACAGCCCTTCGCTCGAACGAAATGCTGTTGATGAAGATAGAGCGTACCAATTTTCTGGGTTTGAATGAAGATGAAAAAGAATTTCTGGGTGACCTTATCATCGATAACTCACAGGCGTTGGAAATGGCGAATATCTATACCAACATCCTGAGCAGTACGCTCGATGCATTCGCCAGCATTATTGCCAATAACCAGAATGAGGTGTTAAGACGTTTATCGGTTATCACCATCGTGCTGTCCCTGCCTGTGCTAGTAGCCAGTATTTACGGCATGAACGTACCTATCCCCTACGCACATTCGCCCTTTGCATTTTATATACCGGTATTTTTATCATTGGTGATCTCGTTAGTCATTGGCTGGTTCTTTTTAAAGAAAAAGTTATTTTAA
- a CDS encoding NUDIX domain-containing protein — translation MFNLRVYGILLGENNQVLVSDEFIRGSYYTKFPGGGLEFGEGTRDCLKREFMEEMNLNVQVGEHIYTTDYFQMSAFNPEHQIISVYYFAHALEPITAPLRQQPFDFDERQLAVYKEKGETETFRFISWDDFSEASVTLPIDKVVAKMLKEM, via the coding sequence ATGTTCAACCTACGTGTATATGGCATCCTGCTCGGCGAAAACAACCAGGTGCTGGTAAGCGATGAATTTATCCGTGGCAGTTATTACACCAAATTTCCCGGTGGCGGACTGGAGTTTGGGGAAGGCACCCGTGATTGTTTGAAAAGGGAGTTCATGGAAGAAATGAACCTCAACGTGCAGGTGGGCGAACACATTTATACGACCGATTATTTTCAGATGAGCGCGTTCAACCCCGAACACCAGATCATCTCTGTCTACTACTTCGCACATGCCCTGGAACCTATCACCGCACCGCTTCGCCAGCAACCATTCGATTTCGACGAACGGCAACTGGCTGTTTATAAAGAAAAAGGCGAAACAGAAACCTTCCGGTTCATCAGCTGGGATGATTTTTCGGAAGCATCAGTTACCCTGCCTATTGATAAGGTGGTGGCTAAAATGCTGAAGGAGATGTAA
- a CDS encoding ATP-binding cassette domain-containing protein, which yields MIAILNNVLTILTNREKKQWALFTGLTLIISIADIASLAFLLFIIHFYTQPVDAIHTFPFLGQTAANTLFNRSSLLLITLFFVVFSGKNLAAYLIQSWQTRFVHQIASRISRNNMLHYLEGNYADYVHIDSSAFTRIISLQPLEFCQHVLSPLQQVFTEMVLILLSIVAILLFNAQLFLLLLVILLPPVILAGWLTKRKLHTARNYIKNSRTDMWQRLHESIAGFVESNLYHRNEYFTERYAIAQQHLNLHQSSLQSLQALPARLAEVFAVFGLLIVMAISSWFGNGQYTTQLVTLGAFIAAAYKIIPGIARILNAIGQIRTYSFTINDLVQQNKPAEKQPVSNGLPSIADISFEQVGFSYDHYPVLDNFSCRLKAGDLVGIDGHSGKGKTTLLNILLGFISPQTGQIRINQQPVNSLQRKQYWQQIAYVKQQPFFLYDSVLANITLNGQQHHEQRLHKALDIAGISEWLPRLPAGINTQLTENGKNISGGQRQRIALARALYKKANVLILDEPFSELDEKAEEKLLHHLQQLAAAGKIVLLITHNKKSLQLCNKIISL from the coding sequence GTGATAGCTATTCTCAATAACGTATTGACCATATTAACCAATCGCGAAAAAAAGCAGTGGGCCCTGTTCACCGGGTTAACGCTAATAATCAGTATTGCCGATATCGCCTCCCTGGCCTTTTTGCTTTTCATTATACATTTTTATACCCAGCCCGTTGATGCCATTCACACATTTCCCTTTTTAGGCCAAACAGCCGCCAATACCTTATTCAACCGGTCTTCCCTGCTGCTGATAACGCTGTTCTTTGTTGTATTCAGCGGGAAGAACCTGGCAGCGTATCTCATCCAGTCCTGGCAAACCCGCTTTGTACACCAGATAGCCAGCCGAATTTCCCGCAACAATATGTTACATTACCTGGAAGGGAATTATGCTGATTATGTTCATATCGACTCATCGGCATTTACCCGCATCATCAGCTTGCAACCGCTGGAATTTTGCCAGCACGTATTGTCACCTCTGCAACAGGTTTTTACCGAAATGGTGCTAATCCTGCTTTCTATTGTGGCCATTCTTTTGTTCAATGCACAACTGTTCTTGTTGCTGCTGGTAATTTTGCTGCCACCCGTTATTCTCGCCGGCTGGCTTACCAAACGCAAGCTGCACACAGCCCGCAATTATATAAAAAACAGCCGTACAGATATGTGGCAACGCCTGCATGAGTCCATTGCAGGTTTTGTTGAAAGTAATTTGTACCACAGAAACGAATACTTTACCGAACGGTATGCCATCGCCCAGCAACACCTTAACCTGCACCAATCATCGCTGCAATCATTACAAGCGCTACCCGCCCGGCTGGCAGAAGTATTTGCGGTGTTTGGCCTGTTGATTGTAATGGCCATCAGCAGTTGGTTTGGCAATGGACAATACACCACTCAGTTGGTGACCCTGGGGGCATTTATAGCGGCAGCTTATAAGATCATCCCGGGTATTGCCCGCATTCTGAATGCCATCGGGCAAATACGTACCTATTCCTTTACCATTAATGACCTGGTTCAACAAAACAAACCGGCAGAAAAGCAACCTGTCAGTAACGGGTTGCCCTCCATTGCTGACATTTCATTTGAGCAGGTTGGTTTTTCTTACGACCATTACCCGGTGCTGGATAATTTTTCCTGCCGGTTAAAAGCCGGTGACCTGGTTGGCATTGACGGTCACTCCGGCAAAGGCAAAACCACCCTGCTTAATATTTTGCTGGGATTTATTTCACCTCAAACCGGACAAATACGCATCAACCAACAACCGGTTAACAGCCTGCAACGAAAACAATACTGGCAACAAATAGCCTATGTAAAACAACAGCCGTTTTTCCTGTACGATTCGGTGTTGGCCAATATTACGCTCAACGGGCAACAGCATCATGAGCAACGGCTGCACAAAGCGCTTGATATTGCAGGTATTTCAGAATGGTTGCCCCGGTTGCCGGCCGGCATCAATACCCAGCTTACTGAAAATGGTAAGAACATCAGTGGCGGCCAGCGCCAACGCATTGCACTGGCGCGTGCACTCTATAAAAAAGCCAATGTGCTCATATTGGATGAACCCTTTAGTGAACTGGATGAAAAAGCAGAAGAAAAACTATTGCATCATCTGCAACAACTGGCGGCTGCAGGTAAAATTGTTCTCCTGATTACCCATAACAAAAAAAGCCTGCAGCTTTGTAATAAAATAATTAGCCTGTAG
- a CDS encoding glycosyltransferase family 9 protein, producing MQLPANRKLDKYLGYCLIGILLPVTRLLGITMRRDHSLQQPPKHLLFIKLLGLGSLVVASDSIEAMRKKMPDTRFILLTDTNIASGITPFQVFDEIWTIDTSSLSITISTSLKYIMRSWLLKKLWVVDLEVYSKLTTVYSLFTMARNRFGFHLKPVFFRKFLNTHNIPFKQTACLEDNYYHMAQVITQTGMQPSTETDPIRANEWDKPYIILNNTCSSLAPVRKLPDETMAAVCTWIMTHTHFRIAFLGTGSDKAAIDQFIEEHLSAYKQKGKLTNIAGALDFDAYYRFIAGKGVCMLTIDSGPLHIARKLGLPTISVWGPTNPASYIKIPAGQENRHQVLYNKVACSPCVHHFEQLPCGGNNFCMKDIAASSIIEKLNGLLKHLQEEKDRIGISTSLNAF from the coding sequence GTGCAATTACCTGCCAACCGAAAACTGGACAAGTACCTTGGTTACTGCCTGATAGGCATATTGCTTCCTGTTACCCGGCTGTTGGGCATTACTATGCGCAGGGATCATTCGCTGCAACAACCGCCCAAACACCTGCTGTTTATAAAACTACTGGGACTGGGCAGCCTGGTAGTAGCTTCTGACTCCATTGAGGCCATGCGAAAGAAAATGCCCGATACCCGTTTTATTTTATTGACCGATACCAATATTGCCAGCGGCATTACTCCCTTTCAGGTATTTGATGAAATCTGGACCATCGATACGAGCAGTCTTTCGATTACCATCAGCACTTCATTGAAATATATCATGCGGTCATGGCTATTGAAAAAACTTTGGGTGGTCGACCTGGAAGTGTATTCAAAACTCACCACTGTTTATTCTTTATTTACAATGGCACGCAACCGGTTCGGGTTTCATTTAAAACCCGTGTTCTTCCGGAAATTCCTTAACACCCATAACATTCCGTTTAAACAAACTGCCTGCCTGGAAGATAATTACTATCACATGGCGCAGGTGATCACGCAGACCGGGATGCAGCCCTCCACAGAAACAGATCCCATTCGTGCAAATGAATGGGATAAACCCTATATCATTCTCAATAACACCTGCAGCAGCCTGGCCCCGGTGCGTAAGCTACCCGATGAAACTATGGCGGCCGTTTGTACCTGGATTATGACCCACACCCATTTCCGGATTGCATTTTTAGGAACAGGCAGCGACAAAGCCGCCATCGATCAATTCATTGAAGAACATTTATCGGCCTATAAACAAAAAGGAAAATTAACCAATATTGCCGGTGCGCTCGACTTTGATGCTTATTACCGGTTCATCGCCGGCAAAGGTGTTTGTATGCTCACCATCGATAGTGGTCCATTACATATTGCGCGTAAACTGGGTTTGCCTACCATTTCTGTTTGGGGGCCAACCAATCCGGCCAGTTATATAAAAATCCCGGCCGGTCAGGAAAACAGACACCAGGTCCTGTATAACAAGGTGGCTTGTTCGCCCTGTGTGCATCACTTTGAACAACTGCCCTGTGGGGGTAATAATTTCTGCATGAAAGACATTGCAGCCAGCAGCATTATTGAAAAACTCAACGGACTGCTGAAACATTTACAGGAAGAAAAAGACAGAATAGGCATTTCGACTTCGCTCAACGCTTTTTAA
- a CDS encoding glycosyltransferase family 87 protein translates to MFKRYAPYYPLLLLAVLLAWFIVKATAAPFGDYAGYYFGSGALLHGNYEQVYDTWSLNVLIAQKGYYGIFVSYTPFPPFTSIVLAPFLLFPVAVSKILFNVFSAALFVWVLARAVRYFSLPSRVLWLVPVIFFIPLRNNIFFGQAYLLLFALLLEGYMAYKKDKSVVAALLWGVAIVFKLFPLLILFFLLAKKQYKQVAYCVAVCAILGLISVILNGFASWQYYVFTIFPRANSGELNDSYTWLFQSAFMLGKNLFVYDAVQNPQAVLNSMPAFVISMVLFKALLLACCVGITIHKKAADFMAFAGWITASMLVSPNGSSYSLILLLMPLLALATCKQVYLFTAMALLVPICFIPVAALAGKPLLLQFPRLYGMIFLFVVLIIAARMQFSIKLFGAFVALLLLADAGKLFPRPDTSNYLLSQALPFVYEYAIKENQLVYYYWDDKGSHETGTGYAVQDYSTSAVQIKNNQVYYKDKPLTSTSDRKKQVMLVNGKDIIYLSDKNRGFGFYTLRGITLK, encoded by the coding sequence ATGTTTAAACGGTACGCTCCATATTATCCCTTGTTGTTGCTGGCAGTTTTGCTGGCCTGGTTTATAGTCAAAGCCACCGCTGCACCTTTTGGTGATTATGCCGGTTATTATTTTGGCAGTGGGGCACTGTTGCATGGGAATTATGAACAGGTATATGATACCTGGTCACTGAATGTGTTGATTGCACAAAAGGGATATTACGGGATTTTTGTTTCGTATACCCCCTTTCCGCCGTTTACGTCAATTGTGCTGGCGCCTTTCTTATTATTTCCGGTGGCGGTTTCTAAAATCCTGTTCAATGTATTTTCTGCTGCGTTGTTTGTTTGGGTCCTGGCGCGGGCTGTTAGATATTTTTCCCTGCCCTCCCGGGTGTTATGGTTAGTGCCGGTGATCTTTTTTATTCCGTTACGCAATAATATCTTTTTTGGACAGGCCTACCTGTTATTGTTTGCGTTGTTGTTGGAAGGATATATGGCTTATAAAAAAGACAAATCGGTGGTGGCCGCTTTATTGTGGGGAGTAGCTATTGTGTTTAAACTATTCCCCTTGCTGATCCTGTTTTTTCTGCTGGCCAAAAAGCAATATAAACAGGTGGCGTATTGTGTGGCTGTTTGTGCAATATTAGGGTTGATATCAGTTATACTGAATGGCTTCGCCTCCTGGCAATATTATGTGTTTACCATTTTCCCCCGCGCTAATAGTGGCGAACTGAACGATAGTTATACCTGGCTTTTTCAGTCGGCATTTATGTTAGGGAAGAACCTGTTTGTATATGACGCCGTACAAAATCCGCAGGCTGTTTTAAATAGCATGCCGGCGTTTGTGATAAGTATGGTATTGTTTAAAGCGCTGCTGTTGGCTTGTTGCGTTGGCATTACTATACATAAAAAGGCTGCCGATTTTATGGCCTTTGCCGGTTGGATAACAGCCAGTATGTTGGTATCGCCCAATGGCAGCAGTTATTCATTGATCCTGCTGCTGATGCCGTTGCTGGCCCTGGCCACTTGCAAACAGGTTTATCTGTTTACCGCCATGGCATTGCTGGTGCCGATCTGTTTTATCCCGGTTGCTGCATTAGCAGGAAAACCCTTGTTGCTGCAATTCCCGCGTTTGTATGGAATGATATTTTTATTTGTAGTGTTGATTATAGCGGCCAGGATGCAATTCTCCATAAAATTGTTCGGCGCTTTTGTTGCCTTGCTATTACTGGCAGATGCGGGTAAACTGTTTCCGCGTCCGGATACCAGCAATTATTTACTATCTCAGGCATTGCCTTTTGTATACGAATATGCCATTAAAGAAAATCAGCTGGTGTATTATTACTGGGATGATAAGGGAAGTCATGAAACAGGCACTGGCTATGCGGTGCAGGACTATTCCACTTCTGCCGTACAGATAAAAAACAACCAGGTATATTATAAGGATAAACCACTTACTTCAACCTCTGATCGCAAAAAGCAGGTAATGCTGGTGAATGGAAAGGATATTATTTATTTATCTGACAAGAACCGCGGTTTTGGATTTTATACCTTGCGAGGGATAACACTTAAATAA
- a CDS encoding glycosyltransferase family 2 protein has translation MVSVILTTYNRAHLVLESIYSVLNQTYKELELIIVDDGSTDNTGALIENIPDPRIRYYKLPHCGRTAILKNFAIRQSKGSLIAFNDSDDTWEERKLEKQVQLLSQHPNIGFSITDAVNYAEGKILGRTWPGKTGVEFANIFDRMKENRFVVFTQTMVVRRECLDKNGLFDEDMPFGSDYHFNMRLAFYYDAAVIYEGLIWRFLHDANESNQVPVEYLEGFVYTFEYLFQHNMVSKKYLDKAKSHAFRQIGHLFKRQKKLGAARHHYRQSLKYNLLQPLCYWQLLKTYGA, from the coding sequence ATGGTAAGCGTTATTTTAACCACCTACAACCGGGCTCATCTTGTTTTGGAAAGCATTTACAGTGTGCTGAACCAAACCTATAAAGAGCTGGAGTTGATTATCGTCGACGACGGTTCTACCGACAATACCGGAGCCCTGATAGAAAACATTCCCGATCCACGCATCAGGTATTACAAACTTCCGCATTGCGGCCGCACCGCCATCCTTAAAAATTTTGCCATCCGCCAGTCAAAAGGGTCATTGATCGCCTTCAATGATTCCGACGACACCTGGGAAGAACGGAAACTGGAAAAACAGGTACAATTACTATCGCAACATCCCAATATCGGGTTTTCCATTACGGATGCCGTCAATTATGCCGAAGGAAAAATATTAGGGCGCACCTGGCCCGGAAAGACAGGCGTTGAATTCGCCAATATTTTCGACCGCATGAAGGAAAACCGCTTTGTGGTATTTACCCAAACGATGGTGGTTCGCCGCGAATGCCTTGATAAAAACGGGCTGTTCGATGAAGATATGCCTTTTGGCTCCGATTACCATTTCAATATGCGGCTGGCTTTTTACTATGATGCCGCAGTAATTTATGAAGGACTGATATGGCGCTTTCTGCACGATGCCAATGAAAGCAACCAGGTACCCGTTGAATACCTGGAAGGATTTGTTTACACTTTTGAATACCTTTTCCAGCACAATATGGTATCTAAAAAATACCTGGATAAAGCTAAAAGTCATGCATTCCGGCAAATCGGGCACCTGTTTAAACGACAGAAAAAACTGGGCGCCGCCCGCCATCATTACCGCCAATCGCTCAAATACAATCTGCTGCAACCCCTTTGCTACTGGCAATTGCTGAAAACTTACGGGGCCTGA
- a CDS encoding B12-binding domain-containing radical SAM protein, with product MNKVLLFNPRSARTKPRIPNSILSVAAVIEGFYEYAIVDGNLETDPWTKINSYLATGEFKFFGCTCMPGPQLRQAIPISKQIREQYPEVRIIWGGYFPSNQPKVVLHSGFVDFIVNGPGEKCFPALLKALETGDNWTTIPNLIYKGEQGIVKTGKDELYDQDALPSLPYETLNNFYPLKRYLGKTYLGTRTIAYHSSMGCPFKCSFCAVVPIYNARWRGKSAQLIYEDIKYLKDQHGGNAIEFHDNNFFVSEKRTVEFSKLIQPENMIWWGEGRIDTIDKYSDKSLEIMRESGCKMIFFGAETGNDEILAKMDKGGTQSSAQIRAFAGRMAKFDIIPEYSFVLGTPADTPEQVMKQIDQDIAFIKEIKSINPKTEIIIYLYSPVPTEGSDLYKKVLESGFHFPEKLEDWISPHWENFDLRKNPLTPWLTPEMIDKIKDFETVLNSYYPTVSDIRLSAFKRGIMRSLSAVRYKTGLYWKPYELKVLQLLWKYRQPEIEGF from the coding sequence ATGAATAAAGTATTACTATTCAACCCTAGAAGTGCAAGAACCAAACCCAGGATCCCCAATTCCATTCTTTCCGTAGCCGCCGTTATTGAAGGATTTTATGAGTATGCTATCGTTGATGGCAACCTGGAAACGGATCCCTGGACAAAAATAAACAGCTATCTGGCTACCGGTGAGTTCAAATTCTTTGGCTGCACCTGTATGCCAGGGCCGCAATTGCGGCAAGCCATTCCCATTTCAAAGCAAATTCGGGAACAATATCCGGAGGTCAGGATCATCTGGGGTGGGTACTTTCCATCCAATCAACCCAAGGTGGTGCTGCACTCCGGTTTTGTAGATTTTATTGTAAACGGTCCGGGTGAAAAATGTTTTCCTGCACTGTTGAAAGCGCTGGAAACCGGCGACAACTGGACCACCATTCCCAATCTTATTTATAAAGGGGAACAGGGCATTGTTAAAACAGGTAAGGATGAGTTATACGACCAGGACGCGCTCCCTTCCCTGCCCTACGAAACGCTGAATAACTTTTACCCGTTAAAACGCTATTTAGGCAAAACCTACCTGGGCACCCGCACCATCGCCTATCACAGCAGCATGGGCTGCCCCTTTAAGTGTTCTTTTTGTGCCGTGGTGCCCATTTACAATGCACGCTGGCGGGGTAAAAGTGCGCAACTGATTTATGAGGATATTAAATACCTGAAAGATCAACACGGGGGCAACGCCATCGAGTTCCACGACAACAACTTCTTTGTTTCGGAAAAACGTACGGTTGAGTTCTCTAAACTCATTCAACCCGAAAATATGATCTGGTGGGGTGAAGGCAGAATTGATACCATTGATAAATACTCCGATAAATCGCTGGAGATAATGCGGGAATCGGGTTGCAAAATGATCTTCTTTGGCGCCGAAACCGGTAATGATGAAATTCTGGCAAAGATGGACAAAGGCGGTACGCAAAGCAGCGCCCAGATCAGGGCCTTTGCGGGGCGGATGGCCAAATTCGATATCATTCCTGAATACTCTTTTGTATTGGGCACTCCTGCCGATACCCCGGAGCAGGTAATGAAACAAATTGACCAGGATATAGCTTTCATCAAAGAGATCAAAAGCATCAATCCTAAAACCGAAATTATTATTTATCTGTACAGCCCGGTGCCTACCGAGGGGTCTGACTTGTATAAGAAAGTACTGGAAAGCGGGTTTCATTTTCCGGAGAAGCTGGAAGACTGGATCAGCCCGCACTGGGAGAATTTTGATTTACGTAAGAACCCGCTAACGCCCTGGTTAACGCCCGAAATGATAGATAAGATCAAAGATTTTGAAACCGTACTGAACAGCTACTACCCTACTGTTTCCGACATCCGGTTATCGGCATTCAAACGCGGCATTATGCGCAGTCTGTCGGCAGTTAGATACAAAACCGGTTTATACTGGAAACCATATGAATTAAAAGTGTTGCAATTATTGTGGAAATACCGGCAACCTGAAATTGAAGGATTTTAA
- a CDS encoding methyltransferase has product MRRAIKQLTTRLYKPLLVKYLSATRLYTYKGIRLVIPPAVFHPGFFFSTRLLLRYIASLPLKNKFFLELGAGSGLIAMYAARQEASVTATDINPVAIHSLEMNARSNRIPLTIIKSDLFTGIPQQAFDIIAINPPYYKKQPQTGAEYAWYCGEQGEYFQQLFGGLHQYIHEQSVVLMVLCDGCDIDMIKEMALNNGFKLNCVFTKGNWVEVNYIFKVEK; this is encoded by the coding sequence TTGAGAAGAGCTATCAAACAGTTAACAACCCGATTATACAAACCGCTGCTGGTAAAATACCTGTCGGCCACCCGCCTGTATACGTACAAGGGTATCCGGTTGGTGATACCGCCGGCAGTTTTTCACCCGGGTTTTTTCTTTAGCACCCGGTTACTGCTGCGGTACATTGCCTCCCTTCCCTTGAAAAACAAATTCTTTCTTGAATTGGGCGCAGGCAGTGGATTGATAGCCATGTATGCTGCCCGGCAGGAGGCCAGCGTTACAGCTACCGATATTAACCCTGTGGCCATTCATTCACTGGAAATGAACGCGCGCAGCAACCGCATTCCGCTGACCATTATAAAATCCGATCTGTTCACCGGTATACCACAACAGGCGTTTGATATCATTGCCATCAATCCGCCCTATTATAAAAAGCAGCCACAAACTGGAGCTGAATATGCCTGGTACTGCGGCGAACAGGGTGAATATTTTCAGCAACTGTTCGGCGGATTACATCAATATATCCATGAGCAGTCGGTTGTATTGATGGTGTTGTGCGATGGCTGCGATATAGATATGATAAAGGAAATGGCGTTGAATAATGGATTTAAGCTGAATTGTGTGTTTACAAAAGGCAATTGGGTAGAGGTGAATTATATTTTTAAAGTTGAAAAGTGA
- a CDS encoding radical SAM protein codes for MIINKLYHTYKRYRTLQTDVISSLPIAILMPHSACNCRCVMCDIWKDNKNLKQLTEQDIKGLLSTFKKLGTRVVVMSGGEALLNANFFRFCEILKKEGIAVTLLSTGIALEKKTDQLLEWVNDIIVSLDGDETLHDNIRQLPGAFQKMHRGVQLIKHIDPTFRITARTVIHRLNYKRWIPIVNSAMEMGLDQISFLPADVSSNAFNRSTAWDNDRQQEVLVHEADLPALQSAVHELITYHKTAIEERFIAEPAEKLQKIYGYYAAFYGKNPFPYKKCNAPWVSTVVEADGTVRPCFFHDAIGNIRQQSLDAIINSASAIAFRKNLDMDKNDTCMKCVCYLNLPPRMEI; via the coding sequence ATGATCATAAATAAACTATATCATACATATAAACGCTATCGGACCTTACAAACCGACGTTATTTCTTCTTTGCCGATAGCTATCCTGATGCCACACAGCGCCTGCAATTGCCGTTGTGTAATGTGTGATATCTGGAAGGATAATAAAAACCTGAAGCAACTCACTGAACAGGATATCAAGGGTTTGCTAAGCACCTTTAAAAAGTTAGGTACGCGGGTAGTAGTTATGTCGGGCGGGGAAGCCTTGTTGAATGCCAACTTCTTCCGGTTTTGTGAGATCCTGAAAAAAGAAGGTATTGCCGTTACATTATTATCTACTGGTATTGCACTGGAGAAAAAGACGGATCAGTTGCTGGAATGGGTGAACGACATTATTGTTTCACTGGATGGTGATGAAACCTTACACGATAACATCAGGCAACTACCGGGCGCCTTTCAAAAAATGCACCGGGGGGTACAATTGATTAAACACATCGACCCAACATTTCGCATAACTGCGCGTACAGTTATACATCGCTTGAATTATAAGCGCTGGATCCCTATTGTAAACAGCGCTATGGAGATGGGGCTGGACCAGATAAGCTTTTTACCAGCCGATGTAAGCAGCAATGCCTTTAACCGCTCCACAGCATGGGATAACGACCGGCAGCAGGAGGTATTGGTGCATGAAGCCGATTTACCAGCTTTACAATCGGCTGTGCATGAGTTAATCACCTATCACAAAACAGCCATTGAAGAAAGATTCATTGCCGAGCCGGCGGAAAAATTACAAAAGATATACGGCTATTATGCGGCTTTTTATGGCAAAAATCCATTTCCATATAAAAAGTGCAATGCGCCCTGGGTATCAACAGTAGTTGAAGCTGATGGAACCGTACGCCCCTGTTTTTTTCACGATGCCATTGGTAATATCCGCCAGCAAAGCCTGGATGCCATTATTAACAGTGCTTCAGCGATCGCATTCAGAAAAAATCTGGATATGGATAAGAACGATACCTGTATGAAATGTGTGTGCTATTTGAATTTACCGCCCAGAATGGAAATTTAA